Genomic DNA from bacterium:
GGATCGCTGAATCCCGAATCCTGGGCATAGACCGGGCCGGCCAAGGTCGCCAAGCCTCCGCCCAAGCTGTGGCCGGTCACATAGAGCGTTTGGTAGGTCCCGCTGGCCTGCAGCTCCTTCACCGTGTCGAGGATATCTTGATGGATGGTCCGGTAGACGCCGGTGAAGCCTTCCTCGCTCAAGCCGGGGCCGCCCAAGAAATCGTAGCGAACCTGGGCGATCTTGGCGTCGGCGATCCATTCGGTGATGGTCTTGGTGCCGCGGAAAACGACGTAGACCGTCGAGCCCTGGGTGGCGACGAAGGCGATCGGCACTTGGCCGCTGAAATTCTGGCCCTCATAGGGCTCGCTGGTGAAGAATTCCTTCACCAGGGTGTAGGGCGCCGGAAGAGCGAAGGGTTGGCCGTTCTGGAAATCCTCGAGCGCTTGATAGGATTGCAGGCAGAGCCGAGCCAATTCCAGGCTTAGATTGAGATCGAAAGCGGCGCCGTCGGAGGCCCCGAGATCGGGCTCCTCCGAATCCGCCTCGCCGTTGCCGCAGGCGCCCAAGCTCAAAACCAGCATCGCCGCCAACGCGGCTTTCTTCCATGAACCCATCGTCGCTCCCTCACTTATCTCCGGTGCCTTGAAAGCGGTCCTCTTCTTTTTTGAACAGGA
This window encodes:
- a CDS encoding lipase family protein, with amino-acid sequence MGSWKKAALAAMLVLSLGACGNGEADSEEPDLGASDGAAFDLNLSLELARLCLQSYQALEDFQNGQPFALPAPYTLVKEFFTSEPYEGQNFSGQVPIAFVATQGSTVYVVFRGTKTITEWIADAKIAQVRYDFLGGPGLSEEGFTGVYRTIHQDILDTVKELQASGTYQTLYVTGHSLGGGLATLAGPVYAQDSGFSDPILYTFASPRTGNPVFADQVFDALVKTSWRIANTNDLVPTVPPVETVIFVDNQPHTYFYEHVDTEFDLTFGNPVSGPTDFTDIENNHSLCNYYDSLCDQTSDPVGCKAAAGGADGCN